In one Ischnura elegans chromosome 13, ioIscEleg1.1, whole genome shotgun sequence genomic region, the following are encoded:
- the LOC124170065 gene encoding piggyBac transposable element-derived protein 3-like: MNPDFFYGKKRRKVVQNVIVPPEDSDDPHAGESSSDEDVESESPDDSESASDSFSEDETTPELHPVESVGRKGIKRLPVWKATCGADSPKTCPLWLGQIDPAESVKPPVDYFLEIFDREIITHIVEQSNLYALQVNVNKPLNVSPEEIEQFLGCVMYMSIFNFPRSRMYWGVHTKLNEVSSVISRNRFEDIKSKLHFNDNTNMVGKDNPLHDKLFKIRPIYDHVVKKFQAIPQSGVLCVDEQIVPFKGKSTLKQYNPKKPYKWGYKIFVLCDTKGLVHNFELYTGKITPLPGVTDIGASGNVVLNLVSILESNKNFTLYFDNWFTSLALLTELHKKGVYSLGTVRCNRIPGCNLLPDKELKKRGRGSIDEKEATVDGVSVRVVKWFDNRPVTLMGTFGGAHPMGTVQRWDKKGKGKVEVQCPRMVKMYNDCMGGVDLCDANLSRNRIFLKSRKYYHRLFFHFVDLAVVNSWSLYRRDCDSLGISKKKQNDLLEFKMRIAEALTKRGKDILLKKRGRKSHDSVDAKFEAKRKRGPANPIPETTCRVDGVGHWPQRNYRQARTVIEHSYDNVTMPADAPPNILGLNKIQYSLTQMGH; the protein is encoded by the coding sequence AtgaatcctgattttttttatgggaaaaagaGGAGGAAAGTCGTGCAAAATGTCATTGTACCACCGGAGGATAGTGATGATCCTCATGCTGGTGAAAGCTCAAGCGATGAAGATGTGGAATCAGAGTCACCTGATGACTCCGAAAGTGCTTCAGATAGTTTTTCTGAAGATGAAACAACGCCAGAACTTCACCCTGTCGAGTCTGTGGGCAGAAAGGGAATAAAAAGGTTGCCAGTCTGGAAGGCCACTTGTGGTGCTGACAGTCCAAAAACGTGTCCCCTATGGCTTGGACAAATAGATCCTGCAGAATCAGTTAAGCCCccagttgattattttttagagATATTTGATAGAGAAATTATTACCCACATTGTGGAACAGAGCAACCTCTATGCATTACAGGTCAATGTGAATAAACCTCTAAATGTTTCACCAGAAGAAATTGAGCAATTCCTTGGTTGTGTTATGTAtatgtcaatttttaattttccacggtCTCGAATGTACTGGGGAGTACACACAAAACTTAATGAAGTATCATCAGTTATTTCACGAAATAGGTTTGAGGATATCAAGAGCAAGCTTCATTTCAATGACAACACAAATATGGTTGGAAAGGACAATCCATTGCatgataaattgtttaaaattagacCTATATATGACCATGTGGTGAAAAAGTTTCAAGCAATTCCCCAAAGTGGAGTGTTGTGTGTAGATGAGCAAATTGTACCCTTCAAGGGGAAGTCTACATTGAAGCAGTACAACCCAAAAAAACCATACAAATGGGGATATAAAATTTTTGTGCTCTGTGATACTAAGGGTTTAGTTCACAATTTTGAACTATACACAGGTAAAATCACTCCTTTGCCTGGTGTCACGGACATAGGAGCAAGTGGTAATGTTGTCCtgaatttagtttcaattttagAAAGCAACAAAAACTTTACATTATATTTTGACAATTGGTTCACCTCGTTGGCGCTTCTGACAGaattacacaaaaaaggagtatattcTCTGGGGACAGTTAGATGCAATAGAATTCCAGGGTGTAATCTTTTGCCTGACAAGGAACTGAAGAAAAGAGGCAGGGGCTCAATCGATGAAAAGGAAGCCACTGTGGATGGAGTAAGTGTCAGGGTCGTGAAGTGGTTTGATAACCGACCAGTTACATTGATGGGTACATTTGGTGGTGCTCATCCGATGGGAACTGTACAACGATGGGacaagaagggcaagggaaaaGTTGAAGTTCAGTGTCCCAGAATGGTAAAAATGTATAATGATTGTATGGGTGGCGTAGATTTATGCGATGCAAATCTGTCAAGAAACAGAATATTTCTCAAGTCGAGGAAATATTACCAtagactattttttcattttgttgactTGGCAGTGGTGAATAGTTGGTCTCTTTACCGGAGAGACTGTGACTCTTTGGGCATTTCCAAGAAAAAGCAAAATGATTTGCTGGAATTCAAGATGAGAATAGCAGAGGCTCTAACAAAACGAGGAAAAGACATTCTTTTGAAAAAGAGGGGCAGGAAATCACATGACAGCGTGGATGCAAAATTTGAAgcaaagagaaagagaggacCAGCCAATCCAATACCAGAAACAACTTGCCGAGTTGATGGTGTTGGCCATTGGCCACAG